In the genome of Deinococcus psychrotolerans, one region contains:
- the gcl gene encoding glyoxylate carboligase → MAKMRAIEAAVEVLKKEGVNLAFGVPGAAINPLYAAMKKLGGIDHILARHVEGASHMADGYTRAKSGNIGVCIGTSGPAGTDMITGLYAAIADSVPILCITGQAPRARLYKEDFQAVDIESIAKPVTKWAVTVREPALVPRVFQQAFNLMRSGRPGPVHIDLPFDVQMAEIEFDIDTYEPLPAYKPTASRAQIEKALEMLFASKRPLLVAGGGVINADASEDLVAFAELTGIPVIPTLMGWGSIPDDHPLMAGMAGLQTSQMYGNATVLASDFVYGIGNRWANRHTGSIEKYTEGRKFVHIDIEPTQIGRVFGPDYGVVSDAGAALKLMVEIAREMRQDGKLPDYGEWAEQCRERKRTMLRKTHYDNVPIKPQRVYEEMLKSFGRDTVYVSTIGLSQIAAAQFLHVYQPRQWINAGQAGPLGWTMPAALGVVAADRSKNVVALSGDYDFQFMIEELAVGAQFKLPYIHVLVNNSYLGLIRQSQRGFDMDYQVQLAFDNINAPELNGYGVDHVAVAQGLGCRAIRVTEPDKIKDALEEAKGLAREFQVPVLVEVILERVTNISMGTELDNVVEFEELADQREDAPTAIAMLD, encoded by the coding sequence ATGGCGAAGATGAGAGCGATTGAAGCGGCGGTGGAAGTGCTCAAGAAAGAAGGGGTGAATCTGGCGTTCGGGGTGCCGGGGGCGGCCATCAACCCGCTGTACGCGGCGATGAAGAAGCTGGGCGGCATCGACCATATTCTGGCCCGCCACGTGGAAGGTGCCTCGCACATGGCCGACGGCTACACCCGCGCCAAGTCGGGCAACATCGGCGTGTGTATCGGCACCTCCGGCCCCGCCGGAACCGACATGATCACTGGCCTCTACGCCGCCATCGCCGACTCGGTGCCGATTTTGTGCATCACCGGTCAAGCTCCCCGTGCCCGCCTCTACAAAGAGGACTTTCAAGCAGTGGACATCGAGAGCATCGCCAAGCCGGTGACCAAGTGGGCCGTGACCGTGCGCGAACCGGCGCTGGTGCCTCGCGTGTTTCAGCAGGCCTTTAACCTGATGCGCTCCGGCAGACCCGGCCCCGTTCACATTGATCTGCCGTTTGACGTACAGATGGCCGAGATCGAGTTCGACATTGACACCTATGAGCCTTTGCCTGCCTACAAGCCCACCGCCAGCCGCGCTCAAATTGAAAAGGCGCTGGAGATGCTGTTCGCCTCCAAGCGTCCCCTCCTAGTTGCGGGCGGCGGAGTCATCAACGCCGACGCCTCCGAAGACCTGGTGGCCTTTGCCGAGCTGACCGGCATCCCGGTGATTCCTACCCTGATGGGCTGGGGAAGTATTCCCGACGATCACCCCCTGATGGCGGGCATGGCCGGACTCCAGACCTCGCAGATGTACGGCAACGCCACGGTGCTGGCTTCCGATTTCGTGTACGGCATCGGCAACCGCTGGGCCAACCGCCACACCGGCAGCATCGAGAAGTACACCGAGGGCCGCAAGTTCGTTCACATCGACATCGAACCGACCCAGATTGGCCGCGTGTTCGGCCCGGATTACGGCGTCGTGTCTGATGCGGGCGCGGCCCTCAAGCTGATGGTCGAAATTGCCCGCGAGATGCGGCAGGACGGCAAGCTCCCTGACTACGGCGAGTGGGCCGAGCAGTGCCGCGAGCGCAAACGTACCATGCTCCGCAAAACGCACTACGACAATGTGCCGATCAAGCCGCAGCGCGTCTACGAGGAAATGCTCAAGTCGTTTGGCCGCGACACGGTGTATGTCAGCACCATTGGACTCTCGCAAATCGCCGCCGCGCAGTTCTTGCACGTGTATCAGCCGCGCCAGTGGATCAACGCCGGACAGGCTGGCCCGCTCGGCTGGACGATGCCCGCTGCGCTGGGTGTGGTCGCCGCCGACCGCAGCAAGAACGTGGTGGCCCTCAGCGGCGATTACGATTTCCAGTTCATGATCGAAGAATTGGCCGTCGGCGCACAGTTCAAGTTGCCTTACATTCACGTGCTGGTCAACAACAGTTACCTCGGCCTGATTCGCCAGTCGCAGCGCGGCTTTGACATGGACTATCAGGTGCAACTGGCCTTTGACAACATTAACGCCCCCGAGCTGAACGGTTACGGCGTGGATCACGTGGCGGTGGCGCAGGGCTTAGGCTGCCGCGCTATCCGCGTGACCGAGCCTGACAAAATCAAAGACGCTCTGGAAGAAGCCAAAGGGCTGGCCCGCGAGTTCCAGGTGCCAGTCTTGGTGGAAGTCATTTTGGAGCGCGTCACCAACATCAGCATGGGCACCGAGCTGGACAATGTGGTGGAGTTTGAAGAGCTGGCCGATCAGCGGGAAGACGCACCAACGGCGATTGCGATGCTGGACTGA